The Pseudomonas cucumis sequence GCGCCATCATCCCTGTGCGCATAAGCCCGTCCTTGAGAGTCCCCTCCCTAGGCGTAGCCGCTGCGCCGCACGTATGTCGTTATCAATTGTCACAAAGTCTGAATGGGCGGTTCGTAGAATCAAGACATACTTGCCGCCTTAACCGACCGAGAAGCCTTATGCCCCGGCGCTTATTCAAACGTTACATGCCAGATCCGACCAGCATCAGGGAACACAAATCCTTACGCTTTCTCGGCACCCTGCTGCATGACCCCAACCTCTGGCACCTCAACCGCCACTCGGTCGCGCGGGCGATGGCGGTCGGTCTGTTCGCGGCGTTTCTGCCCGTCCCGTTGCAGATGTTGTTGGCGGCCATCCTTGCCATTGTGGTGCGCGGCAATATGCCGATTGCCGTCAGCCTGGTCTGGCTGACCAACCCGATCACCATGCCGGCGGTGTTCTTCTGCACTTACCAGACCGGTGCCTGGTTGATGGACGTCCCCGCCCGCAGCCTGCCGAATGAGCTGACCTGGGAATGGATCAGCGGCGAACTCTCAAGCCTGTGGCAACCGTTCTTGCTCGGCTCGGTAGTCACGGGGTTGGTGCTGGGTGCCCTCGCCTATTGCCTGGTGATGATGTATTGGCGCTGGTGGGTGAGTCGGCAGTGGAAGCGGCGTAAGAAAAGCCGGATGCAAGAATGAAAAACGGCCTCCGCTTGGGAGGCCGTTTTTTTGCGGTGCCTGGGCTGACGTCATCGCGAGCAGGCTCGCGATGCAGGCGATTCGGTCTTCCTTACGTACGCATCCCACGCCCACTCACCAGCAACCGCGCACAACCGATGTACAGCACAACAGTCGCAATGAGCATGAAGGCGATCGCCACGCTGATCCTGATATCCGACACACCGAGGATGCCGTAACGGAAAGCGTTGACCATGTGCAGCACCGGGTTGGCCAGCGACACGGTCTGCCAGAACGGTGGCAACAGGCTGATCGAGTAGAACACCCCGCCCAGGTACGTCAGCGGCGTCAGCACAAACGTCGGGATGATCGAGATATCATCGAAGTTGCGCGCAAATACCGCGTTGATGAAGCCCAATAGCGAGAAGATCGTCGCCGTCAGCAGCACCACCAGAACGGTCACGCCCAGGTGATGCACCTGTAGCGTGGTGAAGAACAGCGACAGCAACGTCACGATGATCCCGACCATCAACCCGCGCAGCACGCCGCCCAGGGTGTAGCCGATCAGAATCGTATGGGGTGACACCGGCGACACCATCAACTCTTCGATGGAACGCTGGAACTTGCTGCCAAAGAAACTCGATACCACGTTGCCGTAGGAGTTGGTGATCACCGACATCATGATCAGCCCCGGCACGATGTACTCCATGTAGGTGAAACCACCCATGTCGCCAATCTGCCGACCAATCAGATTGCCGAAGATCACGAAGTACAGAACCATGGTGATGGCCGGCGGCAGCAGGGTCTGCGGCCAGATCCGGGTGAAGCGCTTGACCTCACGGTAAACGATGGTGTTGAGGGCAACGAGGTTGGGTTGCAGCTCGGAACTCATACCGCCACCTTCGACAGATTCTTCTCCACCAGGGACACGAACAACTCCTCGAGGCGATTGGTTTTGTTACGCAGGCTCAACACTTCGATGTTCTGCTGCGCCAATTGGGTGAACAACGCGGTAATGCCCATGGCCTTGTCGACCTGGACTTCCAGGGTATGACTGTCGATCAGTTTGGTCGGGTAGCCGAGCAACTGTGGCGCCACTTGCAACGTGTTCTTCAGGTCCAGCAGGAACGTCTCGACATGCAGTTGGCTGAGCAACTGTTTCATGCTGGTGTTCTCGACGATCCTGCCGTGATCGATGATGCCGATGTTGCGGCACAACTGCTCAGCCTCTTCCAGGTAGTGAGTGGTGAGGATGATGGTGATGCCTTTTTTGTTCAGCTCGGTGAGGAAGGTCCACATCGAGCGACGCAATTCGATATCCACCCCCGCCGTCGGTTCGTCGAGGATCAGCAGGCGTGGTTCGTGAACCAGTGCCCGGGCGATCATCAGGCGGCGCTTCATGCCGCCGGACAGGGAGCGCGACGGCACATCGCGCTTGTCCCACAGGCCCAGTTGAGTCAGGTACTGCTCGGCGCGTTCCTTGGCGATTTTCGCCGGGATGCCGTAGTAGCCGGCCTGGGTCACGACAATGTCGAAGGTCTTTTCGAACTGGTTGAAGTTGAACTCCTGGGGCACCACACCAATGCAGCGCTTGAGTGCCGCCGGTTCCTTGTCCAGGTCGTGGCCGAAGATATTCACCGTGCCGCTGGTCTTGGTCACCAGGGTCGAAAGAATGCCGATGGTCGTGGATTTGCCGGCGCCGTTAGGGCCGAGCAAGGCGAAAAAGTCACCTTCGGCGACATCCAGATCGATACCACTCAGGGCCTGGAAACCGTTGCCGTAGGTTTTGGTTAGCTGCCGGATGGACAGAGCGGAACTCATATCGGATTTACGCACCAGGAAGGGAAGAAAGGAATAAATAAGGGCGGGCGGCGAGCAATGCAACCGCGGCGCATGAGCGCAATGGTGCTTGTCGCCGCCACACAAGTACAGTCACGCGTGTCGATAGTGAGTATTAAGTCAACGCGGTCATGACTGCCTTCTGATACGCCGGACGCTGTTTCAACCGCGCGTACCAGGCTTCGAGATGAGGCAGCGGCGCACGTTCGATCGGCATCTCGAACCAGGCATAAATGAAGCTGCCCAAGGGAATGTCGCCCATGCCGATCTCATCGCCCGACAGGTATGGCTTAACCGCCAGCGCTTGATCGGCCATCGACAGCAAATCGTCGCATTCCTTGATCGCAGCCTTGATGGCCGGCCAGTCCTGCTGGTGTTCCGGGGTTCGCAATACGCCCCAGAACACCGTGCGGAACGGAGCGGCAAAACTTGAGGTGGTCCAGTCCATCCACTTTTCCGCCGAGGCACGGGCCTGCAGGTCTGTCGGATACCAGGCCGTATCGCTGGCATGACGGGCCAT is a genomic window containing:
- a CDS encoding ABC transporter permease, yielding MSSELQPNLVALNTIVYREVKRFTRIWPQTLLPPAITMVLYFVIFGNLIGRQIGDMGGFTYMEYIVPGLIMMSVITNSYGNVVSSFFGSKFQRSIEELMVSPVSPHTILIGYTLGGVLRGLMVGIIVTLLSLFFTTLQVHHLGVTVLVVLLTATIFSLLGFINAVFARNFDDISIIPTFVLTPLTYLGGVFYSISLLPPFWQTVSLANPVLHMVNAFRYGILGVSDIRISVAIAFMLIATVVLYIGCARLLVSGRGMRT
- a CDS encoding ABC transporter ATP-binding protein, translated to MSSALSIRQLTKTYGNGFQALSGIDLDVAEGDFFALLGPNGAGKSTTIGILSTLVTKTSGTVNIFGHDLDKEPAALKRCIGVVPQEFNFNQFEKTFDIVVTQAGYYGIPAKIAKERAEQYLTQLGLWDKRDVPSRSLSGGMKRRLMIARALVHEPRLLILDEPTAGVDIELRRSMWTFLTELNKKGITIILTTHYLEEAEQLCRNIGIIDHGRIVENTSMKQLLSQLHVETFLLDLKNTLQVAPQLLGYPTKLIDSHTLEVQVDKAMGITALFTQLAQQNIEVLSLRNKTNRLEELFVSLVEKNLSKVAV
- a CDS encoding DUF2062 domain-containing protein; translated protein: MPRRLFKRYMPDPTSIREHKSLRFLGTLLHDPNLWHLNRHSVARAMAVGLFAAFLPVPLQMLLAAILAIVVRGNMPIAVSLVWLTNPITMPAVFFCTYQTGAWLMDVPARSLPNELTWEWISGELSSLWQPFLLGSVVTGLVLGALAYCLVMMYWRWWVSRQWKRRKKSRMQE
- a CDS encoding glutathione S-transferase family protein, with amino-acid sequence MLKIWGRKNSSNVRKPLWAAEELGLAYEAIDAGGAFGVVDTPEYRAMNPNGRVPVIEDDGFVLWESNTIVRYLMARHASDTAWYPTDLQARASAEKWMDWTTSSFAAPFRTVFWGVLRTPEHQQDWPAIKAAIKECDDLLSMADQALAVKPYLSGDEIGMGDIPLGSFIYAWFEMPIERAPLPHLEAWYARLKQRPAYQKAVMTALT